The genomic interval TCTTTCTGATGCTTGCCGCTGTCCAGGTGGAATATTTTCGCACTCTGGCCAGCACGGCCACGCTCAATCACCGATATGAAGGGCTGCTGATCGGGCTGATCTCCATTGTGCCCATTATTCTCCATGAGATGGGACATTACCTGGCGGCCAGGCCCTATTTCGCCCCCCGGCTGGGTTTTACCCGCCTCCTCTTTTTTCCGGCGGTGTATATGGATACTCACCCGGCCTGGTGTCTGCCGCCCAACATCCGGCTGCTCATCAATTCGGCGGGGATGCTGGCAGACCTTGTCTTCAACACCCTGCTGGTCGTGCTTGTCCTCTGGCATCCTCCACTGGAGTATTATGTTACTCCCCTGCTGCTCCTCCAATACACCCGCTGGACCATTATCCTGAACCCCATGGTTAACGGGGATGGTTACTGGCTCTTATCGGATCTTACCAGAAACGTCAACCTGCGGCAGCGGGGGCGCGAGTACCTGAGAAAGGGGAGATTTCACTGGCTTTCCCTGTATGGCTTGTTTTCCCTGATATTTTCCCTCCTTTCCATAGTGGGTTTGGTCTGGTTCGCTGCCAATATTTTCGGGAGGATTATCCTTCCTTTCTTTCATTGACAGGAGGTGGCTATGCAGCTTGAATTTTTAAAGGTATTTATCTCCCTCATGGCTGTTGTTGCTCTTGCGGCCTCGGCCTGCAAGATTCTGAAAGAATACGAGCGGGCAGTAATCTTTCGCCTGGGAAAATTGCGGGGCACCAGCGGGCCGGGACTGGTTTTTCTGATCCCGCTGATTGACCGGATGCACAGGATTGACCTTCGGCTGGTATCGATCGATGTTCCCCGGCAGGATATTATGACCAGAGATAATGTGCCGGTAACTGTGGATGCAGTCGTTTACTTCAATATCACCGATCCGGCCAGGGCCATAATCAGCATTCAAAATATCTATCAGTCCACCTTTCTGATCGCTCAGGCTACCCTGCGCAGTGTTCTTGGCCAGGTGGAGCTGGATGATCTTCTCAGCCAGCAGGCCAAGCTCAATCAGCAATTGCAGCAGATTATCGCCGTAACCACCGGCCCCTGGGGAATTGCGATCCCCATCGTCGAAATCAAGGAAGTTACCCTGCCCGAAGAGATGAAGCGGGCCATGGCCAAACAGGCAGAGACCGAGCGGGAGCGGCGCGCTCTTTTGATCGACGCTCAGGGGGAATATCAGGCCGCCGTGACTCTGGCCAAAGCGGGCGAGATTCTGTCCGGCAATCCCCAGAGCCTGCAATTGCGCTACCTCCAGACCCTGCGGCATGTTTCCACCCAGAAAGGCTCGACTATCCTTTTTCCCTTCCCTCTGGACCTGGTCAGTCCCTTTATCGATGGAATACGAGGGCTTCGGCCAAGGGATGCCAGGGAGGAAGCGGAGGCTGGCATTCAGGAGGAAGAGACTGCTCCCTCCAGTGAATCCACGCTCCCGCAGCGGCAGCCTTCAGTCCCCCCGTCATCTCCCCAGCAGGTCCGGCTGGCTCAGTACCAGCAAAAGTGGCGAAATGGCCGCCTTCAGCCGCAATACGTACAGTGGCTGAGCACGAACCGCTGTCAGTTTCAATGCTCACACTGCGAAACCACCGCCGGGGAGGTGAATCCGCGCGAGCTGACCACCGGCGAAGTCATGAAAGTTATCGATGAGCTGGCAGATGCGGGATGTGAATTCTTTTCCATAACCGGTGGTGAACCCCTGCTTCGCCCCGATATCTTTTCGATTGCCCGATATGCCCACGAGCGGGGGATGAAAGTAGGGCTCACCACCAATGGCCAGGCTGCGGAGGATAACCTCATGGCCCTTGAGCAGGCCCGCTTCGACTCGCTGATCATCACCCTGGACGGCTGCCGGAATACCCAGGACCGCCTGCGTGACAGCCGGGGATCGTATGAGCGGGGAATCCGGACCATAGAATTCTTCCACGATCTCGGGGCCCCCTTCATCGGTGTCAGCACCATTCTGCTGGATGAAAATATCATGGAGCTTCCCCAGTTGACCGAGGAGGTTTTTCAGGCCGGAGCACACCAGCTCCAGTTGCAGCCGCTCCTTTTTCAGCATGGACATCCCGTCCGAAACAACCCGCAAGTCGTACAACAAGCCTTCCGGTTTGTCCTTGAAGCCAGAAGGCGGGGATTTTCGGTTGAGCCCGGCGAGCCGTTCGGATATCTTGGCCCCCTGGATCCTCTGATCCGTGCGAATCCCTTTTTCTGCGGCTGCGGCTGGAACACGCTCTGCATCGACCATGAGGGGGGAATACTCGGATGCGCGGTTCCGGCGTTCTCCGGCCAGATGGAAGGAAACATCCGGACTGATTCTCTCACCAAAATCTGGGAGCAGGAGTTTGGCAGTTTCCGCAAAAACCTGCCCTCCGGGCTTTCCGATACCTGCCGGCAATGTCCCCACCTTTCACTGTGCCGGGGAGGATGCTGGCTTTTTCGTGCTCAAGGATTGAACCCCTGCTTCCTTCCGGAAGCGGAACACGTTTATCAGGAGATCTCGTATGCGCTATATCCTCAAACTGCTGAAGGAAAATCCCCGGTATTACCTTGACAAGATAAAATATTATCCCCGCAGCGTAGTCTGGGAGCTGACCCTGCGGTGTAATATGAATTGCGCCCATTGCGGCTCCGAGGCAGGCCCTGAGCGTGGCCGGGAGCTTGACCACGAGGAGGCCCTGGACCTTTGCCGTCAACTGGGCAGGCTGGGGTGCGAGATCCTGACCCTGCTGGGGGGGGAACCCTTTCTGCGGGAAGACTGGGATGAGCTGGCCCGCTGTCTTGCGGAGTATGGGGTCAAGGTAAATGCCATTACCAATGGCTATCTTATGAATCAGGCCCTGGTTGACCGGATCAGGAAGGCCGGACTTACCAATGTGGCCGTAAGCCTCGATGGGCTCAGGGAAACCCATGAGAAGATCCGGCGAAAGCCGGGCTCCTTCCAGCGGGTGCTGGATGCCTTTACCCTG from bacterium carries:
- a CDS encoding SPFH domain-containing protein; the protein is MQLEFLKVFISLMAVVALAASACKILKEYERAVIFRLGKLRGTSGPGLVFLIPLIDRMHRIDLRLVSIDVPRQDIMTRDNVPVTVDAVVYFNITDPARAIISIQNIYQSTFLIAQATLRSVLGQVELDDLLSQQAKLNQQLQQIIAVTTGPWGIAIPIVEIKEVTLPEEMKRAMAKQAETERERRALLIDAQGEYQAAVTLAKAGEILSGNPQSLQLRYLQTLRHVSTQKGSTILFPFPLDLVSPFIDGIRGLRPRDAREEAEAGIQEEETAPSSESTLPQRQPSVPPSSPQQVRLAQYQQKWRNGRLQPQYVQWLSTNRCQFQCSHCETTAGEVNPRELTTGEVMKVIDELADAGCEFFSITGGEPLLRPDIFSIARYAHERGMKVGLTTNGQAAEDNLMALEQARFDSLIITLDGCRNTQDRLRDSRGSYERGIRTIEFFHDLGAPFIGVSTILLDENIMELPQLTEEVFQAGAHQLQLQPLLFQHGHPVRNNPQVVQQAFRFVLEARRRGFSVEPGEPFGYLGPLDPLIRANPFFCGCGWNTLCIDHEGGILGCAVPAFSGQMEGNIRTDSLTKIWEQEFGSFRKNLPSGLSDTCRQCPHLSLCRGGCWLFRAQGLNPCFLPEAEHVYQEISYALYPQTAEGKSPVLP